From one Flavobacterium sp. N502536 genomic stretch:
- a CDS encoding response regulator transcription factor, translated as MVIENDFFSSNNTVHKISEDEKGRLGNYLELVRAFARTTYSSIYIIDYEKKGFEYVSENPLFLCDHTPAEVQELGYAFYFKYVVKEDLDLLLKINTIGFDFYQNIPVEERLNHTISYDFRLKNPNGKTFLVNQKLTPVFLTNDGKIWKSICIISLSSELQSGNIKIYKKGENKIYSYDLEGDFWKVMKKIELTSREKEVLQYSIRGFTIANMAESMFVSADTIKFHKRKLFTKLGVGNIAEAIAYATSNKLI; from the coding sequence ATGGTAATTGAAAACGACTTTTTTTCCTCAAACAACACCGTTCACAAGATCTCCGAGGATGAAAAAGGCAGACTTGGAAATTATTTAGAATTGGTCCGGGCGTTTGCCAGAACTACTTACAGCAGTATTTATATTATTGATTACGAAAAGAAAGGTTTTGAGTACGTGTCCGAAAATCCATTGTTCTTATGCGATCACACTCCGGCAGAAGTTCAGGAATTGGGTTACGCCTTTTACTTTAAGTACGTGGTAAAAGAGGATTTGGATTTATTACTGAAGATCAATACTATAGGGTTTGATTTTTATCAAAATATCCCCGTAGAGGAACGTTTGAATCATACCATCTCGTATGACTTTCGTTTGAAGAATCCCAATGGAAAGACTTTTTTGGTGAATCAGAAGCTGACTCCTGTTTTTTTAACCAATGATGGAAAAATTTGGAAGTCGATTTGTATTATCTCTCTTTCTTCTGAATTGCAGTCCGGAAATATTAAGATTTACAAAAAAGGAGAAAATAAGATCTACAGTTACGACCTGGAGGGAGATTTTTGGAAGGTGATGAAAAAAATAGAGCTTACCAGCCGGGAGAAGGAGGTTTTGCAGTATTCTATTAGAGGGTTTACGATTGCCAATATGGCCGAGAGTATGTTTGTTTCAGCAGATACGATTAAGTTCCACAAGAGGAAGTTGTTTACCAAACTAGGGGTTGGTAATATTGCCGAGGCAATTGCCTATGCCACCAGTAACAAACTGATCTAA
- a CDS encoding UpxY family transcription antiterminator has translation MDQKQGWHVLYVRYRHESKVYKELIEKKLEAFLPMATSIRKWSDRTKKIQIPLFPSYVFVNIKSNKDFHDALNVESGCSYLSFGKEYGKVSEEEIDYIKLFTQVEDITDVQIEPVLPKVGDKLKIEHGDLSGLECEVFRVDNQHRISVRLSSLRQNISAIIPLSYLSNATENVFAKA, from the coding sequence ATGGATCAAAAACAAGGATGGCATGTTCTTTACGTAAGGTACAGACATGAGAGTAAAGTCTACAAAGAGTTAATAGAAAAAAAACTAGAAGCTTTTTTACCGATGGCCACCAGCATCAGAAAATGGAGTGACAGAACCAAGAAAATTCAGATCCCATTATTTCCAAGTTATGTCTTTGTAAACATCAAATCCAATAAAGACTTTCATGATGCCTTAAATGTAGAAAGCGGCTGTTCGTACTTGTCATTTGGCAAAGAATACGGAAAAGTTTCTGAAGAAGAAATTGATTACATCAAGCTTTTTACCCAGGTCGAGGACATCACAGATGTTCAGATTGAACCGGTACTTCCTAAAGTAGGCGACAAACTTAAAATTGAGCATGGTGACCTTTCAGGTTTGGAATGCGAAGTTTTCAGAGTCGACAATCAGCACCGAATCAGTGTCAGACTTAGCTCTTTACGTCAAAACATCTCAGCCATCATTCCTTTGTCGTATCTATCCAATGCAACAGAAAACGTTTTTGCCAAAGCGTAA
- a CDS encoding non-ribosomal peptide synthetase — translation MKNNVTNVQKYIWLDQILDNESPKYNIGGYAFINGSIDVERFKTAFHILIKENDIFSFVFEEKSGFPVYSIQEADSDLALTCIEDWEESKAIQMIGKDFVLPFDIEKDKQLYKMWLIKVAPESYIWYSKLHHIISDGFSFQLLFNKVKRIYEQLGTTVVYDDLCIGKNKLSYESFIALDNAYRASEDFSIDKNFWLGRYEELPSLIYTGTNKSAGHCNIEIALTEEENEALWSFVKTERLSIFHLLLGCFSIVLSKYYNREEVNLGMPILNRKNAAEKNTFGPFLSMLPLKLTLETTASVSDFIKEIRTTLFTCYRHQRFQQADILRNLPQETSKLYDVRLSYERMQYESEFSGNKATIHPLSNDSEEDPISIHVFEDVEGQLSFRFDINEKYVSKFEANQLITSFRKVLTELKDTRDTAIAEIQISSKEQLEEIQALSKGPVVNRPEETFLNLWDNAVARHVSKAAVSCQTNILTYETLEAHANTVASYLQFSGVKKGDKVGVMLSRSEKSIVGILAALKAGAVYVPIDNAYPEERKHYIIKDAGLDFILTDSFSNSIVENIEYNIDRILEEHTAAENYIPVALQPEDEAYIIYTSGSTGDAKGVVINHRSLYDYVLTFGVYFGLTEKDIVLQQASTAFDTSVEEIFPILSVGGNLVIAHETKDFNELLKDCERFEVTLLSTNPFVLQYLNDSHKSYNLKIKTLISGGDTLKPHQVDQLIGIYDIYNTYGPTESTVCATYYKIGKTDTQFPIGKPITNRGVYLLDGTTILPKGAIGEIGLSGVGLAVSYLNKKELTDNAFIHINGERIYKTGDLGKWGIDNNLIFYGRKDSQLSYKGYRIEVGEIEQAIQKVNAYIVDSYVCINEVAGMPILIAYLVANESFINISSLVIDLKNHLPEFMIPTHFVIIDAIPLIPNGKIDIKSLPEPKTINITEAVQLPTTQEEKEIASIWQELLRLDQVDVNVSFFELGGHSLLANQFISSLRDQKGIELSLRDFYKSPTIKEISELVPTLNKKEVQNIKAPEQELYPLSFSQDRLWFLNQLDQTDTSYHVSRAMKLKGFVEVEALEETFNKLIQKHEILRTVFVNQEGKPYQKILPPFSYSIPVIDYTGIKSQENKEKVIADCLEKIESRAFKIEEGPLFRIELLKFSDQESVVLFSEHHLILDGWTQGILFRDFVDIYNELKRNPDFVVEQPEVTFKDYAYWEKNSLNESVINEKLDFWENKFEGFSNQQLLPLDYERTETTVKKGGTIEHVFSLDFSEKLRQFSEKQDVSLFITMLAAFKIVLHKFSNQTDISVGTAVANRRYKEFQEVLGMIVNTIALRTTFSNDDSLMAVLNEVKESCLDAYANDDTPFGKVVERINPERSLHLHPLFQYMFSFVNVPIQSMSLLDADIEILKGHNKTSRFDISVVVNTVYEQIDSLTDNTPDRRISVEWDYNAAIFKYATMKRVLKAYLKVLVALVENPTQSLATLDYISTAEKATLLQDFNTTKAELPLNTTAVALFEEQAAKTPDAVAVVFEERSLTYKELDAMSNQLAHYLLNQYEINTEDLITVKLDRSEWIYISLLAVLKTGGAYVPIDPTYPEQRIAYIEQDSKCKVVIDEKLLANFISRQDNYSTTSPVISLSPENLMYVIYTSGSTGQPKGVMIEHKSLVNYITNQREEFGFGLEERVVQFSNNAFDASMEQIFLALLSGATLIGVSKDRIIDPADFVNVLQEYGVTHLHATPGYLSHLENLSTCRTLRRIVAAGEICPKNLAEKMVKIADFYNKYGPTEATISATMCRVDKSDLQSNHIPIGKPLKGSELYILSDNLTLKPVGVFGELCISGDSLSRGYLNNEELTAEKFVPHPFIEGAKLYKTGDLGRWLADGNIEYSGRKDYQVKVRGHRIELGEIEHALLSQENINQCVVTVQEIEAEPAIVAYLVGEKPVDKQELRSLLSRQLPDYMVPGYYVQVDAITLTAHGKIDLKALPAIGTNDLVQQKYTAPVTALEQQLAAIWEEVLGIKTIGTTDNFFELGGHSLKVILVTNKINRQLGYQISVKDVFLNPTISGIISKLETAAYTAIPKAEEQSSYVLTSSQHRLWILSQFEGGNQAYNIPGSFELEGTLNAEHLNQAFKAVISRHEILRTSFKRNEEGEVRQFIIDPSDVDFKIEYADFTTVENQQQAVEKRVEQYAQHPFDLAQAPLVNAQLVKLSENRHLLLFNMHHIISDGWSMGILSNELITIYDHLVQNKTISLPELSLQYKDYASWIRSEEQTVKQKKSEAYWLDIFSGNLPVIELPTDKMRPKMKTYAGDSITHSFTKETSVHLQTYSEKHNSSLFMVLMAGINGLLSRYTNSRDLILGTPIAGREHSDLENQIGLYLNTLAIRTTFEENASFEELLTIQKDTLLNAYSHQEYPLDNLVEELGLGRDTSRSALFDILVVLQNQQDLFASDLQIEGLTLTPYNEHQRKVSQFDLSFLFSEKEGQLTLHIEYNTDIYEAEFVTRLADHLDTFLTEAIQNPEQKVATVNYLSKAETTQLLEDFNDTAIPYPKDHTMVDLFVFQAEKTPEQIALVTDAKSFTYQELDEISNELSHYLLSNYNLAVEDLVGVKLDRSEWLPIALLAVLKSGCAYVPIDPNYPAQRIAYIEQDSKCKITIDDSFITAFKQAAPISKSLPKVSFGADNLAYIIYTSGSTGKPKGVMITHQNGVAMLCWSQREFSDTDFDILYAVTSHCFDLSVYEFFYPWSIGKQIRLLQNGLAIGAYINSDKKVLINTVPSVIHSHIEKGVSFENAAGINLAGEAFPVSIANHFTNSGIAVRNLYGPSEDTTYSSYYRVEGTYENSVPIGKALDNTQFYILSEALALQPVGVIGEICISGDGLSRGYLYQPELTAEKFITNPFNESTKLYKTGDLGKWLPDGTIAYIGRKDSQVKIRGHRVELGEIEQVLQSQQDIDQCVVVTATVQGDPVIVSYLVSATVVDKQQLRLSLGRELPDYMLPSYYVFLDKFPLTPNGKIDKKALPPVSQADVIQLEYIAPIDEIEAKLVDIWQDILKLDRIGTTDNFFELGGNSLKATVLINRINRAFDTRFSIQDLYEAQEIKGVSKKLKFILYQNQLAVETADDLDEILI, via the coding sequence ATGAAAAATAATGTCACAAATGTGCAGAAATACATCTGGCTTGATCAGATACTTGACAACGAGTCGCCAAAATACAACATTGGCGGTTATGCATTTATTAACGGAAGTATTGATGTGGAGCGTTTTAAAACGGCCTTCCATATTCTGATTAAAGAGAACGATATTTTTTCTTTTGTTTTTGAAGAAAAGAGCGGTTTCCCTGTATATTCTATTCAGGAAGCAGACAGTGATTTGGCTTTGACCTGTATCGAAGATTGGGAAGAATCAAAAGCGATTCAGATGATCGGGAAAGATTTTGTACTTCCTTTTGATATCGAAAAGGACAAACAGCTGTACAAAATGTGGCTTATTAAAGTGGCTCCTGAATCGTATATCTGGTATTCCAAACTTCACCACATCATTTCTGACGGTTTTTCATTTCAGTTATTGTTCAATAAAGTAAAACGAATTTACGAGCAATTAGGCACCACTGTGGTGTATGATGATTTATGTATCGGAAAAAACAAACTTTCTTACGAATCTTTTATCGCATTAGACAATGCGTACAGAGCTTCGGAAGATTTTTCTATTGATAAAAACTTCTGGTTAGGCCGTTACGAAGAACTTCCTTCTTTGATCTATACGGGTACCAATAAATCAGCAGGTCACTGTAATATCGAAATTGCGCTTACCGAGGAAGAAAACGAAGCCTTATGGTCGTTTGTAAAAACAGAGAGGCTAAGTATTTTTCATTTACTTCTGGGCTGTTTCTCTATTGTATTGTCTAAATATTACAACAGAGAAGAAGTCAATTTAGGAATGCCTATTTTGAACCGTAAAAATGCTGCCGAAAAAAATACTTTCGGACCGTTTTTGAGCATGTTACCGTTAAAACTGACGTTGGAAACAACAGCATCTGTAAGCGATTTCATCAAAGAAATCAGAACTACACTTTTTACCTGTTACAGACATCAGCGTTTTCAGCAGGCCGATATATTGCGTAACCTGCCTCAGGAAACGTCAAAGCTGTATGATGTACGATTGTCGTACGAGCGTATGCAGTACGAATCTGAATTTTCAGGAAATAAAGCCACTATTCATCCCTTGTCGAATGATAGTGAGGAAGATCCTATTTCTATCCATGTTTTTGAAGATGTGGAAGGACAGCTTAGTTTTAGATTTGATATCAACGAAAAATACGTTTCAAAATTTGAAGCCAATCAGCTGATTACTTCTTTCAGAAAAGTATTAACAGAATTAAAAGACACCAGAGATACGGCTATAGCCGAAATTCAAATTTCGAGTAAAGAACAGTTAGAAGAAATTCAGGCCCTTTCAAAAGGACCAGTTGTAAACAGACCCGAAGAGACTTTTTTAAATCTTTGGGATAACGCTGTAGCAAGACATGTTTCAAAAGCAGCAGTTTCTTGTCAAACGAACATTCTAACATACGAAACGCTTGAGGCACATGCCAATACTGTAGCTTCGTATTTACAGTTTAGTGGTGTTAAAAAAGGAGATAAAGTGGGCGTAATGCTTTCGAGATCTGAAAAAAGTATTGTTGGAATTCTGGCAGCCTTAAAAGCAGGAGCAGTTTATGTACCTATTGATAACGCCTATCCGGAGGAAAGAAAACACTACATTATAAAAGATGCCGGTTTAGATTTTATCTTAACCGATTCGTTTTCAAATTCTATTGTAGAAAACATCGAATACAACATAGATCGTATCCTGGAAGAGCATACAGCAGCTGAAAATTATATTCCTGTGGCTTTGCAACCAGAAGACGAAGCTTATATTATTTATACTTCCGGTTCAACGGGAGATGCAAAAGGAGTGGTCATTAATCACCGTTCCCTATACGATTATGTCCTGACATTTGGGGTTTATTTCGGCCTTACCGAAAAAGATATTGTATTGCAGCAGGCTTCTACTGCATTTGATACTTCGGTAGAAGAAATTTTCCCGATTTTGTCTGTAGGAGGTAATTTAGTAATTGCTCATGAAACTAAGGATTTTAATGAATTGCTTAAAGACTGTGAGCGCTTTGAAGTTACCTTATTAAGCACCAATCCTTTTGTGTTACAATATCTGAATGACAGTCACAAAAGCTATAACTTAAAGATTAAAACGCTTATTAGCGGAGGCGATACGCTAAAACCACATCAGGTCGATCAGCTGATTGGCATTTACGATATTTATAATACCTACGGGCCTACAGAAAGTACCGTATGTGCGACTTATTATAAAATTGGTAAAACCGATACTCAATTTCCTATTGGAAAACCGATTACCAACAGAGGCGTTTATTTGTTGGACGGAACAACAATATTACCAAAAGGAGCCATTGGAGAAATCGGACTTTCGGGTGTAGGTTTGGCCGTTTCCTATCTGAATAAAAAAGAACTTACAGACAATGCCTTCATTCATATTAATGGAGAACGTATTTATAAAACCGGAGATTTAGGAAAATGGGGCATCGACAATAACTTAATTTTTTATGGACGAAAAGACAGTCAGTTAAGTTATAAAGGATACCGTATTGAAGTAGGAGAAATCGAGCAGGCCATACAAAAAGTAAATGCATACATCGTCGACAGTTATGTGTGTATCAACGAAGTTGCGGGTATGCCTATTTTGATTGCTTACCTGGTAGCTAACGAATCGTTTATTAATATATCTTCCTTGGTGATTGATTTAAAAAATCATTTACCGGAATTTATGATTCCGACTCACTTTGTAATCATCGACGCTATTCCTTTAATTCCTAACGGGAAAATCGATATCAAGAGTCTGCCGGAACCTAAAACTATCAACATTACCGAAGCAGTTCAGTTGCCAACCACCCAGGAAGAAAAAGAGATTGCCTCGATCTGGCAGGAATTATTGCGATTGGATCAGGTAGATGTTAACGTTAGTTTTTTCGAATTGGGAGGACATTCTCTATTGGCTAATCAGTTTATCAGCAGTCTACGTGATCAAAAAGGGATTGAATTGTCGTTAAGAGACTTTTACAAATCGCCTACAATCAAAGAAATAAGCGAGCTGGTTCCAACTTTAAATAAAAAAGAAGTCCAAAATATTAAAGCTCCTGAGCAGGAATTGTACCCCTTGTCTTTTTCACAAGACAGATTGTGGTTCTTAAATCAGCTGGATCAAACCGATACTTCTTATCACGTGTCCAGAGCCATGAAACTAAAAGGCTTTGTTGAGGTAGAGGCGTTGGAAGAAACGTTCAATAAACTGATCCAAAAACACGAGATTTTAAGAACCGTTTTTGTCAATCAGGAAGGTAAGCCGTATCAAAAAATACTTCCTCCGTTTTCTTATTCCATTCCTGTTATCGATTATACGGGTATAAAAAGTCAGGAAAACAAAGAAAAAGTAATTGCCGATTGTCTGGAAAAAATAGAGAGCCGTGCTTTTAAAATAGAAGAAGGACCACTTTTTAGAATCGAACTATTGAAATTTTCCGATCAGGAAAGTGTTGTACTCTTTTCTGAGCATCATTTAATTTTAGACGGATGGACGCAGGGTATTTTATTCAGAGATTTTGTTGATATTTATAATGAATTAAAAAGAAATCCGGATTTTGTGGTAGAGCAGCCGGAAGTTACCTTTAAAGATTATGCGTATTGGGAAAAAAACAGCCTGAACGAAAGCGTAATCAACGAAAAATTAGACTTTTGGGAAAACAAATTTGAAGGTTTTTCTAACCAACAGTTACTGCCTTTAGACTATGAAAGAACTGAAACTACCGTAAAAAAAGGCGGTACCATAGAACACGTTTTCTCATTAGATTTTTCAGAAAAACTACGTCAGTTTTCAGAAAAACAAGATGTTTCGCTGTTCATCACCATGTTAGCGGCTTTTAAAATCGTGCTGCATAAATTTAGCAATCAAACCGACATTTCTGTGGGGACTGCTGTTGCGAACAGACGTTACAAAGAATTTCAGGAAGTGCTGGGTATGATTGTCAATACCATCGCATTGCGAACTACTTTTAGCAACGATGATTCTTTAATGGCCGTACTAAACGAAGTGAAAGAAAGCTGTCTGGATGCTTATGCTAATGATGATACCCCTTTTGGTAAAGTAGTAGAAAGAATAAATCCGGAAAGAAGTTTGCACCTGCATCCTTTATTTCAATACATGTTTAGTTTTGTGAATGTTCCCATACAAAGTATGTCTCTGCTGGATGCAGATATAGAGATTTTGAAAGGGCACAATAAAACTTCCCGATTTGACATTAGTGTAGTAGTAAACACGGTATACGAGCAAATTGATTCTTTAACAGATAACACACCAGACCGAAGAATTTCAGTAGAATGGGATTATAATGCGGCCATCTTTAAATATGCGACAATGAAACGTGTTTTAAAGGCTTACCTTAAAGTTTTGGTCGCTCTTGTTGAAAATCCAACACAATCTTTAGCGACTTTAGACTACATTTCTACTGCAGAGAAAGCAACCCTTTTGCAGGATTTTAATACTACAAAAGCAGAATTACCATTAAACACAACAGCAGTTGCACTATTTGAGGAGCAGGCAGCCAAAACTCCTGATGCCGTAGCAGTGGTATTCGAGGAGAGATCCCTGACCTATAAAGAACTGGATGCGATGTCCAATCAGCTGGCGCATTATTTACTGAACCAGTATGAGATAAACACCGAAGACCTGATCACCGTAAAACTAGACCGCAGTGAGTGGATTTATATTTCCTTATTGGCTGTTTTAAAAACGGGAGGCGCCTATGTGCCAATCGATCCGACCTATCCGGAACAAAGAATTGCTTATATTGAGCAAGACAGTAAATGTAAAGTTGTTATTGACGAGAAGTTATTGGCGAATTTCATATCCCGTCAGGACAATTATTCAACTACATCACCTGTCATTTCTCTAAGTCCGGAGAACCTGATGTATGTTATTTATACATCGGGTTCCACAGGTCAGCCAAAAGGAGTGATGATCGAACACAAAAGTTTAGTCAACTATATCACCAACCAGAGAGAAGAATTTGGATTTGGTTTAGAAGAGCGTGTAGTACAATTTTCAAACAACGCCTTTGATGCTTCTATGGAACAAATCTTTTTGGCCCTGCTTAGCGGAGCCACACTGATAGGTGTATCCAAAGACCGCATCATTGATCCGGCAGATTTTGTAAACGTATTACAGGAATATGGGGTAACACACCTGCATGCCACCCCGGGTTATTTGTCGCATCTGGAGAATCTTTCCACTTGTAGAACCTTAAGAAGAATTGTTGCCGCAGGAGAAATCTGCCCTAAAAACCTGGCTGAAAAAATGGTGAAAATTGCCGACTTCTATAACAAGTACGGTCCAACAGAAGCCACCATCAGTGCCACCATGTGCAGAGTGGATAAAAGCGATCTTCAAAGCAACCATATTCCTATAGGCAAACCCCTAAAAGGAAGCGAATTGTACATCTTATCCGATAACCTGACCCTAAAACCAGTAGGTGTATTCGGAGAACTGTGCATCTCAGGAGACAGTCTCTCCCGAGGATACCTGAATAACGAAGAACTAACAGCAGAGAAATTTGTACCTCATCCTTTTATCGAAGGTGCAAAACTTTATAAAACAGGCGATTTAGGCCGATGGTTAGCCGATGGAAACATTGAATATTCAGGCCGAAAAGACTATCAGGTAAAAGTAAGAGGACACCGCATTGAACTCGGAGAAATCGAACATGCTCTATTGTCTCAGGAAAACATCAATCAGTGCGTAGTAACCGTGCAGGAGATAGAAGCAGAACCCGCAATTGTAGCCTATCTGGTCGGCGAGAAACCAGTAGACAAGCAAGAACTGCGTTCCCTTTTAAGTCGCCAGCTGCCAGATTATATGGTACCGGGTTACTACGTTCAGGTGGATGCTATCACTTTAACGGCTCATGGTAAAATCGATCTTAAAGCCTTGCCGGCAATAGGTACAAACGATCTTGTACAGCAAAAATACACCGCTCCGGTAACCGCTTTAGAGCAACAATTGGCAGCCATTTGGGAAGAAGTACTGGGGATAAAAACCATTGGTACCACAGACAACTTCTTCGAATTAGGCGGACACAGCTTAAAAGTCATCTTAGTAACCAATAAAATCAACCGTCAGCTAGGGTATCAAATCAGCGTAAAAGACGTCTTTTTAAACCCTACCATCTCGGGGATCATCAGCAAACTAGAGACCGCAGCTTACACTGCGATCCCTAAAGCCGAAGAACAGTCAAGCTATGTTTTGACCTCTTCTCAGCACCGCTTATGGATATTAAGCCAGTTTGAAGGAGGGAATCAGGCGTACAACATCCCGGGTTCGTTTGAACTCGAAGGAACTTTAAATGCAGAACACCTAAACCAGGCCTTTAAAGCTGTTATTAGCCGACATGAAATTTTAAGAACTTCTTTCAAACGAAATGAAGAAGGAGAAGTGCGTCAATTCATCATTGATCCTTCAGACGTAGACTTTAAAATTGAGTATGCCGATTTCACTACAGTGGAAAATCAGCAACAGGCAGTAGAAAAAAGAGTAGAGCAGTACGCTCAACATCCATTTGATTTAGCACAGGCACCCTTAGTAAATGCACAGCTTGTAAAATTATCAGAAAACCGACACCTGTTACTCTTTAACATGCATCATATCATTAGTGATGGCTGGTCGATGGGAATTTTGAGCAACGAACTTATCACGATTTACGATCATTTAGTTCAGAACAAAACCATCAGTCTGCCCGAACTTAGCCTGCAATACAAAGACTATGCAAGCTGGATCAGAAGCGAGGAACAAACCGTTAAACAAAAGAAATCAGAAGCTTATTGGCTGGATATCTTTAGCGGTAACCTGCCGGTAATAGAACTTCCGACAGACAAAATGAGGCCAAAAATGAAGACCTATGCCGGCGATTCCATCACCCATAGCTTCACCAAAGAAACAAGTGTCCATTTGCAAACCTATTCCGAAAAGCACAACAGCAGCCTCTTTATGGTTTTAATGGCCGGAATCAACGGATTACTCTCGAGATACACCAACAGCAGAGACCTAATTTTAGGAACACCAATAGCAGGAAGAGAACACAGTGATTTAGAAAATCAAATCGGACTCTACCTCAACACTCTGGCCATTCGAACTACATTTGAAGAAAACGCCAGTTTTGAAGAACTATTAACCATACAAAAAGATACTTTATTAAATGCCTATTCGCATCAGGAATACCCATTGGACAACCTGGTAGAAGAACTGGGATTGGGAAGAGATACAAGCCGATCAGCACTTTTTGATATACTCGTAGTATTGCAAAATCAACAAGATTTGTTTGCATCAGACCTGCAAATAGAAGGTTTAACCCTAACACCTTATAACGAACATCAAAGAAAAGTCAGTCAGTTTGATCTAAGTTTCCTTTTTTCAGAAAAAGAAGGACAACTGACTTTACACATCGAATACAACACCGATATTTATGAAGCAGAATTTGTAACGCGCTTAGCCGACCATTTGGATACTTTTTTAACAGAGGCCATCCAAAATCCGGAACAAAAAGTAGCCACAGTCAACTACCTGAGCAAAGCTGAAACCACCCAATTGCTGGAGGATTTTAATGACACCGCAATACCGTATCCTAAGGATCACACTATGGTTGACTTATTTGTGTTTCAGGCAGAGAAAACTCCGGAGCAGATTGCTTTGGTAACCGATGCCAAAAGTTTTACCTATCAGGAACTTGATGAAATCTCTAACGAGCTTTCGCACTATTTGTTAAGTAATTACAACTTAGCCGTAGAAGATTTAGTAGGTGTAAAACTGGACCGCAGCGAGTGGTTACCGATAGCCTTACTGGCTGTTTTAAAATCGGGTTGCGCTTATGTTCCGATCGATCCGAACTATCCGGCGCAGCGAATTGCGTATATCGAACAGGACAGTAAATGTAAAATAACCATAGACGACAGCTTTATAACAGCTTTCAAACAAGCAGCACCGATTTCAAAATCGCTTCCAAAGGTATCTTTTGGGGCAGACAATCTGGCTTACATCATTTACACCTCTGGTTCCACAGGAAAACCAAAAGGCGTTATGATCACCCATCAGAATGGGGTAGCGATGTTATGCTGGTCACAAAGAGAATTTAGCGATACCGATTTTGACATCTTATACGCCGTAACCTCACATTGTTTTGATTTGTCCGTTTATGAATTTTTCTACCCTTGGAGCATCGGAAAACAAATCCGTTTATTGCAAAATGGACTAGCGATAGGAGCGTACATCAACAGCGATAAAAAAGTATTAATCAATACCGTTCCTTCGGTGATTCATAGCCATATCGAAAAAGGCGTTTCATTTGAAAACGCAGCAGGGATTAACCTTGCCGGAGAAGCATTTCCGGTAAGCATTGCCAATCATTTTACGAACTCAGGCATAGCCGTGAGAAACTTATACGGTCCTTCAGAAGACACCACTTACAGCAGTTATTACAGAGTAGAAGGAACCTATGAAAATTCAGTGCCTATTGGAAAAGCTTTAGACAATACCCAGTTTTACATTCTCTCAGAAGCCCTGGCCTTGCAGCCTGTAGGCGTTATTGGAGAAATCTGTATCTCGGGCGACGGCTTGTCCAGAGGATACTTGTACCAACCTGAATTAACGGCAGAAAAGTTTATCACCAACCCTTTTAACGAGAGTACAAAACTCTACAAAACAGGAGATTTGGGCAAATGGTTACCAGATGGTACCATCGCCTACATAGGCCGAAAAGACAGTCAGGTTAAAATCAGAGGCCACAGAGTAGAACTTGGAGAAATCGAACAGGTATTACAATCTCAGCAAGACATCGATCAGTGTGTCGTGGTAACCGCAACCGTTCAGGGCGATCCTGTAATTGTAAGTTACCTTGTGAGTGCAACAGTTGTAGACAAACAACAGCTTCGCCTGTCACTGGGACGCGAATTACCCGACTATATGTTACCGAGTTACTATGTGTTTTTAGACAAATTTCCACTTACACCAAACGGTAAGATCGACAAAAAAGCACTGCCGCCGGTAAGTCAGGCCGATGTAATTCAACTGGAATACATCGCACCTATCGACGAAATAGAGGCAAAACTGGTCGACATATGGCAGGATATCCTAAAACTGGACAGAATTGGTACAACCGATAATTTCTTCGAACTGGGTGGAAATAGTTTGAAAGCCACCGTTTTAATCAACAGAATAAACAGGGCTTTTGATACGAGATTCTCTATTCAGGACTTGTATGAGGCTCAGGAAATCAAAGGAGTTTCTAAAAAACTAAAATTTATCCTGTATCAAAATCAGTTAGCAGTAGAAACAGCTGATGATCTGGATGAGATATTGATATAG